Proteins from a genomic interval of Rosa chinensis cultivar Old Blush chromosome 2, RchiOBHm-V2, whole genome shotgun sequence:
- the LOC112188473 gene encoding uncharacterized protein LOC112188473 isoform X2, giving the protein MPIRNLRCIGLGAGSLVPFGSSLEPNWVFSETSNRLERDGTQIVARPQEIQSSWKKPRRSFRTFNKPILGMGDFLNEMAVMMSQTKPNENGGESFEQLQELFEEMFQGDIESFSSCSQPPASCSTSSSSYVSYCESSTPNNKRNSSEMNYGNATLDSSGFDTHFHSFCVGAESQQGIGKGMSGREGIPGGVTSRRREGRKQKVTSGHDVSSNDHSGISAR; this is encoded by the exons ATGCCTATAAGAAACTTGCGCTG TATTGGGCTTGGTGCAGGGTCACTAGTCCCGTTTGGTTCTTCATTGGAACCAAATTGGGTTTTCAGTGAAACGTCAAACAGGTTAGAAAG AGATGGCACCCAGATCGTTGCTCGGCCACAGGAAATTCAAAGTTCGTGGAAGAAGCCAAGAAGAAGTTTCAGGACATTCAACAAGCCTATTCTG GGAATGGGTGATTTTTTGAACGAGATGGCGGTGATGATGAGCCAGACTAAGCCGAAT GAAAATGGAGGGGAGAGCTTTGAACAATTGCAGGAACTCTTTGAAGAAATGTTTCAGGGGGATATTGAGAGTTTCAGCTCCTGCTCTCAGCCTCCTGCTTCCTGTTctacttcttcatcttcatacgTATCCTACTGTGAAAGTTCTACACCCAATAACAAACGTAATTCCTCTGAAATGAATTATGGCAACGCAACCTTGGACAGTTCTGGTTTTGACACTCATTTTCACAGTTTTTGTGTAGGG GCGGAAAGCCAGCAAGGGATCGGGAAAGGGATGTCGGGAAGAGAAGGGATTCCAGGAGGAGTAACCAGTAGGCGAAGGGAGGGCAGGAAACAAAAGGTTACATCTGGGCACGATGTCTCATCTAATGATCACTCGGGTATATCTGCTAGATAA
- the LOC112188473 gene encoding uncharacterized protein LOC112188473 isoform X3, which translates to MPIRNLRCIGLGAGSLVPFGSSLEPNWVFSETSNRDGTQIVARPQEIQSSWKKPRRSFRTFNKPILGMGDFLNEMAVMMSQTKPNENGGESFEQLQELFEEMFQGDIESFSSCSQPPASCSTSSSSYVSYCESSTPNNKRNSSEMNYGNATLDSSGFDTHFHSFCVGAESQQGIGKGMSGREGIPGGVTSRRREGRKQKVTSGHDVSSNDHSGISAR; encoded by the exons ATGCCTATAAGAAACTTGCGCTG TATTGGGCTTGGTGCAGGGTCACTAGTCCCGTTTGGTTCTTCATTGGAACCAAATTGGGTTTTCAGTGAAACGTCAAACAG AGATGGCACCCAGATCGTTGCTCGGCCACAGGAAATTCAAAGTTCGTGGAAGAAGCCAAGAAGAAGTTTCAGGACATTCAACAAGCCTATTCTG GGAATGGGTGATTTTTTGAACGAGATGGCGGTGATGATGAGCCAGACTAAGCCGAAT GAAAATGGAGGGGAGAGCTTTGAACAATTGCAGGAACTCTTTGAAGAAATGTTTCAGGGGGATATTGAGAGTTTCAGCTCCTGCTCTCAGCCTCCTGCTTCCTGTTctacttcttcatcttcatacgTATCCTACTGTGAAAGTTCTACACCCAATAACAAACGTAATTCCTCTGAAATGAATTATGGCAACGCAACCTTGGACAGTTCTGGTTTTGACACTCATTTTCACAGTTTTTGTGTAGGG GCGGAAAGCCAGCAAGGGATCGGGAAAGGGATGTCGGGAAGAGAAGGGATTCCAGGAGGAGTAACCAGTAGGCGAAGGGAGGGCAGGAAACAAAAGGTTACATCTGGGCACGATGTCTCATCTAATGATCACTCGGGTATATCTGCTAGATAA
- the LOC112188473 gene encoding dnaJ homolog subfamily B member 6 isoform X1, producing the protein MANREEKGNDFYAVLGLKKECSDSELRNAYKKLALRWHPDRCSATGNSKFVEEAKKKFQDIQQAYSVLSDANKRFMYDVGAYEGDDDENGMGDFLNEMAVMMSQTKPNENGGESFEQLQELFEEMFQGDIESFSSCSQPPASCSTSSSSYVSYCESSTPNNKRNSSEMNYGNATLDSSGFDTHFHSFCVGAESQQGIGKGMSGREGIPGGVTSRRREGRKQKVTSGHDVSSNDHSGISAR; encoded by the exons ATGGCTAACAGGGAAGAGAAAGGCAATGACTTTTATGCTGTTTTGGGGTTGAAGAAGGAATGCTCGGATTCGGAGCTCAGGAATGCCTATAAGAAACTTGCGCTG AGATGGCACCCAGATCGTTGCTCGGCCACAGGAAATTCAAAGTTCGTGGAAGAAGCCAAGAAGAAGTTTCAGGACATTCAACAAGCCTATTCTG TTCTGTCTGACGCGAACAAGAGATTTATGTACGATGTAGGAGCTTATGAAGGTGATGATGACGAAAAT GGAATGGGTGATTTTTTGAACGAGATGGCGGTGATGATGAGCCAGACTAAGCCGAAT GAAAATGGAGGGGAGAGCTTTGAACAATTGCAGGAACTCTTTGAAGAAATGTTTCAGGGGGATATTGAGAGTTTCAGCTCCTGCTCTCAGCCTCCTGCTTCCTGTTctacttcttcatcttcatacgTATCCTACTGTGAAAGTTCTACACCCAATAACAAACGTAATTCCTCTGAAATGAATTATGGCAACGCAACCTTGGACAGTTCTGGTTTTGACACTCATTTTCACAGTTTTTGTGTAGGG GCGGAAAGCCAGCAAGGGATCGGGAAAGGGATGTCGGGAAGAGAAGGGATTCCAGGAGGAGTAACCAGTAGGCGAAGGGAGGGCAGGAAACAAAAGGTTACATCTGGGCACGATGTCTCATCTAATGATCACTCGGGTATATCTGCTAGATAA
- the LOC112188473 gene encoding dnaJ homolog subfamily B member 6 isoform X4 has protein sequence MANREEKGNDFYAVLGLKKECSDSELRNAYKKLALRWHPDRCSATGNSKFVEEAKKKFQDIQQAYSVLSDANKRFMYDVGAYEGDDDENGMGDFLNEMAVMMSQTKPNENGGESFEQLQELFEEMFQGDIESFSSCSQPPASCSTSSSSYVSYCESSTPNNKRNSSEMNYGNATLDSSGFDTHFHSFCVGTGGKPARDRERDVGKRRDSRRSNQ, from the exons ATGGCTAACAGGGAAGAGAAAGGCAATGACTTTTATGCTGTTTTGGGGTTGAAGAAGGAATGCTCGGATTCGGAGCTCAGGAATGCCTATAAGAAACTTGCGCTG AGATGGCACCCAGATCGTTGCTCGGCCACAGGAAATTCAAAGTTCGTGGAAGAAGCCAAGAAGAAGTTTCAGGACATTCAACAAGCCTATTCTG TTCTGTCTGACGCGAACAAGAGATTTATGTACGATGTAGGAGCTTATGAAGGTGATGATGACGAAAAT GGAATGGGTGATTTTTTGAACGAGATGGCGGTGATGATGAGCCAGACTAAGCCGAAT GAAAATGGAGGGGAGAGCTTTGAACAATTGCAGGAACTCTTTGAAGAAATGTTTCAGGGGGATATTGAGAGTTTCAGCTCCTGCTCTCAGCCTCCTGCTTCCTGTTctacttcttcatcttcatacgTATCCTACTGTGAAAGTTCTACACCCAATAACAAACGTAATTCCTCTGAAATGAATTATGGCAACGCAACCTTGGACAGTTCTGGTTTTGACACTCATTTTCACAGTTTTTGTGTAGGG ACAGGCGGAAAGCCAGCAAGGGATCGGGAAAGGGATGTCGGGAAGAGAAGGGATTCCAGGAGGAGTAACCAGTAG
- the LOC112187505 gene encoding calcium-dependent protein kinase SK5, with protein sequence MKKSSSATPSNPKWVLPYQTQNLTDLYTLGKILGQGQFGTTYLCTEKSTGHNFACKSIPKRKLLCKEDYEDVWREIQMMHHLSEHPHVVRIRGTYEDPGSVHLVMDLCKGGELFDRIVKKGHYSEREAAKLIKTIVGVVEACHSLGVMHRDLKPENFLFDSDEEDSALKATDFGLSVFYKPGEIFSDVVGSPYYVAPEVLCKHYGPESDVWSAGVILYILLSGVPPFWAETETGIFRQILQSRLDFESQPWPGISDSAKDLIAKMLERNPRKRITAHQVICHPWIIDDTIAPDKPLDSAVLSRLKQFSAMNKLKKMALRVIAERLSEEEIGGLKELFKMIDADDSGSITFEELKEGLRKVGSELMESEIKDLMEAADIDNNGTIDYGEFLAATVHLNKLEREENLLSAFSFFDKDGSGYITIDELTQACVEFGLGEVHLEDMIREIDQDNDGQIDYGEFAAMMRKGNGGIGRRTMTRTINLGDAFGLGVDTNGVQLTE encoded by the coding sequence ATGAAGAAATCAAGCTCGGCCACACCATCGAACCCCAAATGGGTCCTACCCTACCAGACCCAAAACCTCACTGACCTCTACACCTTGGGCAAGATCCTTGGCCAGGGTCAGTTTGGAACCACCTACCTCTGCACCGAGAAGTCCACAGGCCACAACTTCGCCTGCAAATCCATCCCGAAGCGCAAGCTGCTCTGCAAAGAGGACTATGAGGACGTGTGGAGGGAGATTCAGATGATGCACCATTTGTCGGAGCACCCGCATGTGGTGAGAATCCGAGGCACCTATGAAGACCCTGGCTCGGTTCACTTGGTCATGGATCTATGCAAAGGAGGAGAGCTCTTTGATCGGATTGTGAAGAAGGGTCATTACAGTGAGAGAGAGGCTGCAAAGCTCATAAAGACTATTGTTGGGGTCGTGGAGGCCTGTCACTCTTTAGGGGTTATGCACCGTGATCTAAAGCCTGAGAATTTCTTGTTCGACAGCGACGAGGAAGACTCTGCTCTCAAAGCTACGGACTTCGGGCTTTCGGTTTTCTACAAGCCAGGTGAAATCTTCTCTGATGTAGTCGGTAGTCCTTACTATGTTGCCCCTGAGGTGCTGTGCAAGCACTATGGGCCTGAATCAGATGTGTGGAGTGCAGGAGTGATCTTGTATATTCTGTTGAGTGGGGTGCCTCCATTTTGGGCTGAGACTGAGACTGGGATCTTCAGGCAGATTTTGCAGTCAAGATTGGATTTTGAGTCCCAACCATGGCCTGGGATTTCAGACAGTGCCAAGGACTTGATTGCCAAAATGCTTGAGAGGAACCCAAGGAAAAGAATCACTGCCCATCAGGTGATTTGCCACCCATGGATCATAGACGACACCATTGCTCCGGATAAGCCTCTGGATTCCGCTGTGCTTTCGAGATTGAAGCAGTTCTCGGCAATGAACAAGCTGAAGAAGATGGCGCTGAGGGTCATCGCTGAGAGGCTGTCTGAGGAGGAGATTGGTGGGCTGAAGGAGCTTTTCAAGATGATTGATGCAGATGATAGTGGAAGCATCACATTTGAGGAGCTGAAGGAGGGTTTGAGGAAAGTGGGGTCTGAGCTAATGGAGAGTGAGATCAAGGATCTAATGGAGGCAGCTGACATTGACAACAATGGAACAATCGACTATGGTGAGTTCCTTGCAGCAACTGTGCACTTGAACAAGTTGGAGAGGGAGGAGAATCTGCTGTCAGCATTCTCGTTTTTCGACAAAGATGGAAGCGGGTACATCACCATTGATGAGCTCACACAAGCCTGtgttgagtttggattgggGGAGGTACATCTGGAGGATATGATCAGAGAAATTGATCAGGACAATGATGGGCAGATCGATTATGGAGAATTTGCTGCAATGATGAGGAAGGGGAATGGAGGCATTGGAAGGAGAACTATGACCAGAACTATAAACTTGGGGGATGCTTTTGGCCTGGGAGTGGATACCAATGGAGTCCAACTAACTGAATAG